A stretch of the Pongo pygmaeus isolate AG05252 chromosome 16, NHGRI_mPonPyg2-v2.0_pri, whole genome shotgun sequence genome encodes the following:
- the LOC129013898 gene encoding golgin subfamily A member 2-like, whose translation MSEKTRQGKLAEARKKNENKSALQLEQQVKELQEKLGDLKGTVASDLSKKESGSQPPAALMPRVFQQVVVKSQEAQSLQQQQRGQYLGHLKQYVATYQQQVAAFQQLTSEKEALHRQLLLQTRLVDQLQQQEAQGKAVAKMARQKLQETQRREFLRTGTREGQPSNLCDFSPSFLVP comes from the exons ATGTCAGAAAAAACACGACAGGGCAAATTGGCTGAAGCCAGGAAAAAG AATGAGAACAAGAGCGCACTGCAGTTGGAGCAGCAAGTAAAGGAGCTGCAGGAGAAGCTGGGCGACCTGAAGGGGACAGTAGCCTCCGACCTATCCAAGAAG GAATCTGGAAGCCAGCCACCAGCTGCCCTCATGCCCAGGGTGTTCCAGCAGGTGGTGGTGAAGAGCCAAGAGGCTCAgagtctgcagcagcagcagcgaggCCAGTACCTGGGTCACCTGAAGCAGTACGTGGCCACTTATCAGCAGCAGGTGGCAGCCTTTCAGCAGCTGACCTCTGAGAAGGAGGCGCTGCACAGGCAGTTACTGCTGCAGACCCGGCTCGTGgaccagctgcagcagcaggaagcTCAGGGCAAAGCAGTAGCTAAGATGGCCCGCCAAAAGTTGCAGGAGACCCAGAGGAGGGAGTTTCTGAGGACAGGGACCCGAGAGGGACAACCTAGCAACCTCTGTGACTTCTCACCCTCTTTCCTGGTGCCTTAG
- the LOC129013899 gene encoding uncharacterized protein LOC129013899: MALPGEDPLMFLFSHLLISVDFHSFPEPVIRHHFTCDQQVHSLRPQGKGLRSTSLPRLFCVCPYKNTHLLLSGGIFQLRWNQCPGGAKDVLPAPGSPSGLVPEGARGSGPSPWTRGESVCGETHWALHGAMEKLQSSFMDLLKEKVDLTERVEKLKLQFFHLSGKTDTMRKYITPYGSQRAVPKMQHREEDIIRLAQDQEEMKIFVR; the protein is encoded by the exons ATGGCTCTCCCTGGGGAAG ACCCCCTTATGTTCTTGTTTTCCCACCTTCTGATTTCTGTGGACTTTCACTCCTTCCCGGAGCCAGTGATCAGACACCATTTCACCTGTGACCAACAGGTGCACTCTCTGAGGCCCCAAGGGAAGGGGCTGCGCTCCACCTCCCTGCCCCGGTTGTTCTGTGTATGCCCCTACAAGAATACTCACCTCTTGCTTTCAGGTGGCATTTTTCAACTCCGCTGGAACCAGTGCCCAGGAGGAGCAAAGGATGTGCTGCCAGCGCCTGGCTCACCCAGTGGCCTTGTCCCAGAAGGAGCCAGAGGCAGCGGCCCCAGCCCGTGGACTaggggtgagtctgtgtgtgggGAGACCCACTGGGCCCTGCATGGGGCCATGGAGAAGCTGCAG AGCAGCTTTATGGACCTCCTGAAGGAGAAGGTGGACCTGACGGAGCGGGTGGAGAAACTAAAACTTCAGTTCTTCCACCTCTCGGGAAAGACAGACACCATGA GAAAGTACATCACCCCATATGGGAGCCAGAGGGCAGTGCCAAAGATGCAGCACCGGGAGGAGGACATAATCAGGCTGGCCCAGGACCAGGAGGAGATGAAG ATCTTTGTGAGGTGA